A DNA window from Xiphias gladius isolate SHS-SW01 ecotype Sanya breed wild chromosome 3, ASM1685928v1, whole genome shotgun sequence contains the following coding sequences:
- the tufm gene encoding elongation factor Tu, mitochondrial gives MAALVGLRACISALQLSSPSLLHSSVRLCAVPLSQRTFAAEAKKTYSRDKPHVNIGTIGHVDHGKTTLTAAITKVLADAGGARYKKYEDIDNAPEEKARGITINASHVEYTTANRHYAHTDCPGHADYVKNMITGTAQMDGCILVVAATDGQMPQTREHLLLARQIGVEHVVVFINKADAVEDKEMLELVEIEIRELLTEFGYDGENTPVVIGSALCALENKEPDLGVNAVMKLLEIVDSYVPLPKRELEKPFLLPIEGVYSIPGRGTVVTGTMERGIIKKGDDCEFLGHNRSFKSVVTGIEMFHKSLDRAEAGDNLGALVRGLKREDVRRGMVMCKPGSIKPHQKVKAQVYVLSKEEGGRHKPFVTNFMPVMFSLTWDMTCRITLPTEKEMVMPGEDTSLILTLRQPMILEKGQRFTLRDGNRTIGTGLVTDILTFTDEDQCNWG, from the exons ATGGCGGCGCTTGTGGGGTTGCGCGCATGTATCTCCG CCCTTCAGCTTTCCTCGCCAAGCCTCCTGCACAGCTCCGTCAGATTG TGTGCTGTGCCTCTGAGTCAGCGCACCTTTGCTGCAGAGGCTAAGAAGACATACAGTCGAGACAAGCCACATGTGAACATTGGAACAATCGGCCATGTTGATCATGGCAAGACCACCCTGACTGCAGCCATCACAAAAG TGCTTGCTGACGCTGGTGGTGCTCGCTATAAAAAGTACGAAGACATTGACAATGCCCCAGAGGAGAAAGCCAGAGGAATTACCATTAACGCCTCTCATGTAGAATACACCACAGCCAACAGACATTACGCTCACACGGACTGCCCTGGTCATGCGGACTATGTCAAG aatatgATTACAGGCACGGCTCAGATGGACGGCTGCATCCTGGTGGTGGCAGCCACTGATGGCCAGATGCCTCAGACACGCGAGCACCTCCTGTTGGCCAGGCAGATCGGTGTTGAGCACGTGGTGGTTTTCATCAATAAGGCCGACGCCGTGGAAGACAAGGAGAtgctggagctggtggagatCGAGATCCGCGAGCTGCTCACAGAGTTCGGCTACGATGGCGAGAACACACCTGTTGTGATAGGCTCCGCCCTATGCGCCCTGGAG AACAAAGAGCCTGACCTGGGTGTGAATGCAGTGATGAAACTGCTGGAGATTGTGGATTCTTACGTTCCTCTGCCCaagagagagctggagaaacCTTTCCTTCTGCCAATTGAAGGGGTATATTCTATCCCAG GCAGGGGTACAGTGGTGACAGGCACTATGGAGAGGGGTATCATCAAGAAAGGAGACGACTGTGAGTTTTTGGGTCACAATCGTAGCTTCAAGTCTGTGGTTACAg GTATCGAGATGTTCCACAAGTCTCTGGATCGGGCAGAGGCAGGCGATAACCTGGGCGCTCTGGTCCGAGGCCTGAAGAGGGAGGATGTGAGGAGAGGGATGGTGATGTGCAAACCAGGATCCATCAAGCCTCACCAGAAAGTCAAGGCCCAG GTGTACGTTCTGAGcaaggaggagggaggcagacACAAACCGTTTGTCACCAACTTCATGCCCGTCATGTTCTCTCTAACCTGGGATATGACCTGCAGAATCACGCTGCCCActgaaaag GAAATGGTGATGCCAGGAGAGGACACTTCCTTGATTCTGACGCTTCGCCAACCGATGATTCTGGAGAAAGGCCAGAGGTTCACTCTGAGAGATGGAAACCGAACCATCGGCACCGGCCTGGTCACAGACATCCTGACTTTTACAGATGAGGACCAGTGCAACTGGGGCTGa
- the hspbp1 gene encoding hsp70-binding protein 1: MAEDSQNRRYPQNLQGVLQLAVEAGSATEGPAPLEPMSEERKTWLREALAEVHKGQMDEVEQMKQCLAVLRKEGVSESERAGEEERDEDEVDDERESAFEILSELCENLDNARDLMILGGLELCFSQYLCHVQSGLRWRAAQLIASCAQNMPQVQVHLLTIGALPKLLQLTDSDPHPTVRIKALYAVSCLVREQEAGLQAFLAHDGFSMLMRGMQSENEKVRTKSAFLLLNLLTSHPEQKDTVVSMGMVQQLVSVLRTPHSPFHEHVLGALCCLVADCPQGLKDCMNPALGLEELLRQRTRELQGKEESQEELDFCEHLRAMCFRGQTPDDNGMDR, translated from the exons ATGGCAGAAGACAGCCAGAACAGGAGATATCCCCAAAATCTTCAGGGGGTCCTGCAACTGGCAGTAGAGGCTGGATCAGCTACAGAGGGACCTGCCCCTCTTGAACCCATGTCAGAGGAG aggaaaacatggCTGAGAGAGGCTCTTGCAGAAGTCCACAAAGGGCAAATGGATGAAGTGGAGCAGATGAAGCAGTGCTTGGCAGTCCTACGCAAAGAGGGAGTGAGCGAAAGTGAGAGGgcgggagaggaggagagggatgaagaCGAGGTTGACGATGAGCGGGAATCAGCCTTTGAGATCCTGTCGGAGTTGTGTGAGAATTTGGACAATGCTAGAG ACCTGATGATTCTGGGTGGACTGGAGTTGTGCTTCTCCCAATATCTGTGTCATGTCCAAAGTGGGCTAAGGTGGCGCGCTGCCCAGCTGATTGCTTCCTGTGCTCAGAACATGCCGCAGGTGCAGGTCCACTTGCTTACCATTGGGGCGCTGccaaagctgctgcagctgacaGACTCAGACCCCCACCCCACCGTCAGAATAAAAGCCCTTTACGCTGTCTCAT GTCTGGTCCGAGAGCAGGAAGCAGGACTCCAGGCGTTCCTGGCCCACGACGGTTTCTCAATGCTAATGCGAGGCATGCAGTCGGAGAATGAGAAGGTCAGGACCAAGTCGGCTTTCCTTTTGCTCAACCTGCTGACATCACATCCTGAACAGAAAG ACACAGTTGTCTCCATGGGTATGGTACAGCAGCTGGTATCTGTTCTCCGCACACCACACTCGCCTTTCCATGAGCATGTGCTTGGTGCCCTTTGTTG TCTGGTGGCGGACTGTCCACAGGGGCTCAAAGACTGCATGAATCCTGCTCTGGGTCTGGAGGAGCTACTCAGACAGCGAACCAGAGAGCTccaaggaaaggaagaaagtcAG GAAGAACTGGACTTCTGCGAGCATTTGAGGGCTATGTGTTTCCGCGGGCAGACGCCAGATGACAATGGAATGGATCGCTGA
- the tmem86b gene encoding lysoplasmalogenase — protein MDILETDAYDKRQRRNTCCTLLFSLLPFFFSTAVYFYLWTPDSPTSILSAGVKSAPVLLLAAVVLSWNGGQSILGVVGGLLFSAVGDCCLIWPELFLHGMGAFAVAHLMYSLTFLSSRYATYSSSTCTCFLYLILFVVGGGFYIYIYPFLQKAPNSDLLIPAVGVYIFLITLMGTLAIRTRHVATLLGSLSFMVSDISLALQVFKVMAPMKHGNNIVMVTYYLAQLLIAVGDVKAVQNKDDFAKWKRS, from the exons ATGGATATCCTTGAGACAGATGCCTATGACAAGCGGCAGAGGAGAAATACG TGCTGCaccctgcttttctctctcttgcctttctttttctccacagcTGTGTACTTCTACCTGTGGACTCCTGACTCGCCCACATCCATCTTGTCCGCAGGTGTCAAGTCAGCACCAGTCCTCCTATTGGCCGCAGTAGTGCTGAGCTGGAATGGAGGTCAGAGTATTCTGGGTGTCGTGGGAGGACTGCTCTTCTCTGCTGTTGGTGACTGTTGCTTGATATGGCCTGAGCTTTTTCTGCATG GAATGGGTGCATTTGCTGTGGCTCATCTGATGTACTCACTCACCTTCCTGTCCAGTCGTTATGCAACATATTCCTCCTCCACCTGTACCTGTTTTCTATATCTGATCCTGTTTGTGGTAGGAGGAGGTTTCTACATCTACATATATCCATTCCTGCAGAAGGCACCAAACTCAGATCTACTAATTCCAGCTGTGGGAGTCTATATATTCTTAATTACTCTAATGGGGACATTAGCTATTAGAACCCGCCACGTAGCAACACTGTTGGGAAGTTTGTCCTTCATGGTGTCTGACATCTCACTGGCTCTGCAAGTTTTCAAGGTGATGGCACCAATGAAGCATGGTAACAATATTGTAATGGTGACCTATTATTTGGCACAGCTACTGATTGCTGTGGGTGATGTAAAAGCTGTGCAGAACAAGGATGACTTTGCAAAATGGAAGAGGTCCTAA
- the aspdh gene encoding putative L-aspartate dehydrogenase isoform X1, whose protein sequence is MDVGESGVHSSWSRGPVLVLQAGRHSSGGVWDFWDMAASSSSLRIGVVGYGHLGQYLVERILKDGAAQGLTLAFVWNRNSDKLKGLVPDELILGDLSSFADRRSDVIVEVCHPQIVTEFGLHFLSQSHFMVGSPSALSDPDLNKRLRQAAQQYGRTLYVPSGALWGGQDIQRLNDSGALKALFIRMSKHPSCFRLTGDVLSDWTEGEGRRILFRGSVAELCPMAPNNVNTMAAAAVAAGTLGFAGVQGEIVSDTALSDYHVVEVEVTGPDGFSVHTVRRNPARLGAVTGSATYNSFWNSLLVCKGHGGRVYLC, encoded by the exons ATGGATGTGGGCGAGTCAGGAGTCCACAG TTCCTGGAGTCGTGGGCCGGTACTTGTGCTTCAAGCTGGGAGACACAGCTCTGGAGGCGTGTGGGATTTTTGG GACATGGCAGCCAGCTCTTCTTCCCTGAGGATTGGAGTCGTAGGATATGGACATCTAG GGCAGTACCTGGTGGAGAGGATCCTTAAAGATGGAGCTGCTCAGGGTTTGACTCTGGCTTTTGTTTGGAACAGAAATTCTGACAAGCTCAAAGGTTTAGTTCCTGATGAACTCATACTTGGTGATCTATCATCTTTTGCAGAcag GCGAAGTGATGTGATTGTAGAAGTGTGCCATCCTCAGATTGTGACAGAATTTGGGCTCCACTTCCTGTCTCAGTCTCATTTTATG GTGGGctctccctctgccctctcTGATCCTGATCTGAACAAGAGGCTTCGTCAGGCGGCTCAGCAGTATGGTAGGACACTCTACGTCCCCAGTGGTGCATTATGGGGAGGCCAGGACATCCAGAGGCTGAATGATAGTGGAGCCTTAAAG GCTTTGTTTATAAGAATGTCCAAGCACCCGTCCTGCTTCCGGCTAACAGGAGACGTCCTCTCTGACTGGACGGAGGGAGAGGGCAGGCGGATTTTATTCAGAGGCTCAGTGGCAGAGCTGTGCCCAATGGCTCCTAACAATGTTAACAccatggcagcagcagcggtggcAGCAGGAACACTCGGCTTTGCCGGTGTTCAGGGGGAGATTGTGTCTGACACAGC GTTAAGTGACTATCatgtggtggaggtggaggtgacaGGGCCTGATGGCTTCTCAGTACACACAGTGAGGAGGAATCCAGCCAGACTCGGGGCTGTAACTGGCAGTGCAACATACAACTCCTTCTGGAATAGTTTACTCG tTTGCAAAGGTCACGGGGGCCGAGTTTACTTGTGCTGA
- the aspdh gene encoding putative L-aspartate dehydrogenase isoform X2, which yields MAASSSSLRIGVVGYGHLGQYLVERILKDGAAQGLTLAFVWNRNSDKLKGLVPDELILGDLSSFADRRSDVIVEVCHPQIVTEFGLHFLSQSHFMVGSPSALSDPDLNKRLRQAAQQYGRTLYVPSGALWGGQDIQRLNDSGALKALFIRMSKHPSCFRLTGDVLSDWTEGEGRRILFRGSVAELCPMAPNNVNTMAAAAVAAGTLGFAGVQGEIVSDTALSDYHVVEVEVTGPDGFSVHTVRRNPARLGAVTGSATYNSFWNSLLVCKGHGGRVYLC from the exons ATGGCAGCCAGCTCTTCTTCCCTGAGGATTGGAGTCGTAGGATATGGACATCTAG GGCAGTACCTGGTGGAGAGGATCCTTAAAGATGGAGCTGCTCAGGGTTTGACTCTGGCTTTTGTTTGGAACAGAAATTCTGACAAGCTCAAAGGTTTAGTTCCTGATGAACTCATACTTGGTGATCTATCATCTTTTGCAGAcag GCGAAGTGATGTGATTGTAGAAGTGTGCCATCCTCAGATTGTGACAGAATTTGGGCTCCACTTCCTGTCTCAGTCTCATTTTATG GTGGGctctccctctgccctctcTGATCCTGATCTGAACAAGAGGCTTCGTCAGGCGGCTCAGCAGTATGGTAGGACACTCTACGTCCCCAGTGGTGCATTATGGGGAGGCCAGGACATCCAGAGGCTGAATGATAGTGGAGCCTTAAAG GCTTTGTTTATAAGAATGTCCAAGCACCCGTCCTGCTTCCGGCTAACAGGAGACGTCCTCTCTGACTGGACGGAGGGAGAGGGCAGGCGGATTTTATTCAGAGGCTCAGTGGCAGAGCTGTGCCCAATGGCTCCTAACAATGTTAACAccatggcagcagcagcggtggcAGCAGGAACACTCGGCTTTGCCGGTGTTCAGGGGGAGATTGTGTCTGACACAGC GTTAAGTGACTATCatgtggtggaggtggaggtgacaGGGCCTGATGGCTTCTCAGTACACACAGTGAGGAGGAATCCAGCCAGACTCGGGGCTGTAACTGGCAGTGCAACATACAACTCCTTCTGGAATAGTTTACTCG tTTGCAAAGGTCACGGGGGCCGAGTTTACTTGTGCTGA
- the gys1 gene encoding glycogen [starch] synthase, muscle isoform X1: MPLARSLSVTSLSGLEEWDEEFDLEDAVLFEIAWEVANKVGGIYTVIQTKARLTSEEWGENYFLVGPYVESNVRTQVELIEPTNPVLKRTIDKMNSSGCKIYFGRWLIEGSPYVVLIDVGFTAWSLDRWKSELWELCDIGVPWFDREANDAVLFGFLTAWLLGEYAAQSEQPPHIVAHFHEWLAGLGLVLCRQRHLPVATIFTTHATLLGRYLCAGNVDFYNNLAEFNVDKEAGDRQIYHRCCLERAAAHCAHVFTTVSQITAIEAEHLLKRKPDIVTPNGLNVKKFSAVHEFQNLHAQSKSRIQEFVRGHFYGHLDFNLDKCLFLFIAGRYEFSNKGADIFLEALARLNYLLRVNHSDVTVIAFFIMPARTNNFNVETLKGQAVRKQLWDTAQTVKEHFGKKLYDSLLVGQLPDVSKMLDKEDFTIMKRAIFATQRQCQPPICTHNMLEDSSDPILNCVRRIGLFNSSADRVKIIFHPEFLSSTSPLLPMDYEEFVRGCHLGVFPSYYEPWGYTPAECTVMGIPSISTNLSGFGCFMEEHIADPSAYGIYIMDRRFRGIDESCNQLTSFLFQFCKQSRRQRIIQRNRTERLSDLLDWRYLGRYYVAARHMALAKAFPDTYLYEPQEPTSTSGFRYPRPASVPPSPALSRHSSPHHSEAEDNDEDERYDEDLEAEKDRLNIRQPYTPPFKNKSPAVHGANGNGDGVTSEKN; the protein is encoded by the exons ATGCCGCTGGCTCGCAGCCTGTCTGTCACGTCCCTCTCAGGACTGGAGGAGTGGGACGAAGAGTTTGATTTGGAGGACGCCGTCCTTTTTGAAATTGCCTGGGAGGTCGCCAACAAAG TTGGAGGCATCTACACCGTCATCCAGACCAAAGCCCGTCTGACCTCGGAGGAATGGGGAGAGAACTATTTCCTGGTGGGTCCCTACGTGGAAAGCAACGTGCGCACTCAGGTGGAGCTGATCGAGCCCACCAACCCCGTGCTGAAGAGAACCATTGACAAGATGAACTCCAGTGGGTGTAAG ATCTACTTTGGGCGCTGGCTTATTGAGGGCAGTCCCTATGTTGTTCTGATTGATGTCGGCTTCACTGCCTGGTCCCTGGACCGCTGGAAGAGCGAGCTTTGGGAGCTTTGTGACATTGGCGTGCCCTGGTTCGACCGCGAGGCCAACGATGCTGTGCTGTTCGGCTTCCTGACTGCCTGGCTTCTGGGAGAG TACGCAGCTCAGAGTGAGCAGCCTCCACACATCGTGGCCCACTTCCATGAGTGGTTGGCCGGCCTGGGCCTGGTGTTGTGCAGACAGAGACACCTGCCCGTTGCAACCATCTTCACCACTCACGCTACACTCCTGGGACGATACCTGTGTGCCGGAAATGTGGACTTCTATAACAACCTTGCAGAG TTCAACGTGGATAAGGAAGCGGGCGACAGACAGATCTACCATCGCTGTTGTTTGGAGCGGGCAGCTGCTCACTGCGCTCATGTCTTCACCACTGTGTCACAAATTACAGCCATTGAGGCCGAGCACCTGCTCAAGAGGAAACCAG ACATCGTTACTCCCAATGGGCTCAACGTGAAGAAGTTCTCAGCCGTGCACGAGTTTCAAAACCTCCATGCTCAGAGCAAGAGTCGGATTCAGGAGTTCGTCAGGGGACACTTCTACGG GCACCTGGATTTCAACCTGGACAAGTGTTTGTTCCTCTTCATAGCTGGAAGGTATGAGTTCTCCAACAAAGGAGCCGATATCTTCTTGGAAGCTTTAGCCAGACTCAACTATCTACTGAGA GTCAACCACAGTGACGTGACTGTCATTGCATTCTTCATCATGCCAGCTCGGACGAACAACTTCAACGTGGAGACCTTAAAGGGCCAGGCAGTCAGGAAACAGCTCTG GGACACTGCTCAGACTGTGAAGGAACACTTTGGAAAGAAACTTTATGACTCACTTCTAGT tgggCAGCTTCCAGATGTATCAAAGATGCTGGACAAAGAGGATTTCACCATAATGAAGCGTGCCATCTTTGCAACTCAGAGACAGTGCCAGCCTCCGATCTGCACCCACAACATGCTGGAGGACAGCAGCGACCCCATCCTTAACTGTGTCCGCCGCATCGGCCTTTTCAACAGCTCTGCTGACCGTGTCAAG ATAATCTTCCATCCAGAGTTCCTTTCGTCCACCTCTCCTTTGCTTCCAATGGATTATGAGGAGTTTGTAAGAGGCTGCCACCTCGGTGTCTTCCCATCTTACTATGAGCCTTGGGGCTACACACCTG CTGAGTGCACAGTCATGGGAATTCCATCAATCTCAACTAACCTGTCAGGCTTTGGATGTTTCATGGAGGAGCACATAGCAGACCCCTCAGCGTATG GTATTTACATCATGGACAGGCGGTTCCGGGGGATCGATGAGTCCTGTAACCAGCTCACTTCCTTCCTGTTCCAGTTCTGCAAGCAGAGCCGGCGCCAGCGGATCATCCAGAGGAACCGGACTGAGCGCCTGAGTGACCTCTTGGACTGGAGATACCTTGGCAGG TATTATGTAGCTGCTCGTCATATGGCCTTGGCTAAAGCCTTCCCTGACACCTACCTATATGAACCTCAAGAGCCCACCTCA ACCTCAGGCTTCCGTTACCCCCGACCTGCCTCTGTGCCGCCGTCTCCAGCTCTGTCCCGCCACTCCTCTCCCCACCACAGTGAGGCTGAGGACAACGATGAAGACGAACGCTACGACGAGGACCTGGAGGCAGAGAAGGATCGGTTGAACATCCGCCAGCCATACACCCCGCCATTCAAAAACAAGTCTCCTGCTGTCCATGGGGCCAACGGGAACGGCGATGGTGTCACAAGCGAGAAAAActga
- the gys1 gene encoding glycogen [starch] synthase, muscle isoform X2: protein MNSSGCKIYFGRWLIEGSPYVVLIDVGFTAWSLDRWKSELWELCDIGVPWFDREANDAVLFGFLTAWLLGEYAAQSEQPPHIVAHFHEWLAGLGLVLCRQRHLPVATIFTTHATLLGRYLCAGNVDFYNNLAEFNVDKEAGDRQIYHRCCLERAAAHCAHVFTTVSQITAIEAEHLLKRKPDIVTPNGLNVKKFSAVHEFQNLHAQSKSRIQEFVRGHFYGHLDFNLDKCLFLFIAGRYEFSNKGADIFLEALARLNYLLRVNHSDVTVIAFFIMPARTNNFNVETLKGQAVRKQLWDTAQTVKEHFGKKLYDSLLVGQLPDVSKMLDKEDFTIMKRAIFATQRQCQPPICTHNMLEDSSDPILNCVRRIGLFNSSADRVKIIFHPEFLSSTSPLLPMDYEEFVRGCHLGVFPSYYEPWGYTPAECTVMGIPSISTNLSGFGCFMEEHIADPSAYGIYIMDRRFRGIDESCNQLTSFLFQFCKQSRRQRIIQRNRTERLSDLLDWRYLGRYYVAARHMALAKAFPDTYLYEPQEPTSTSGFRYPRPASVPPSPALSRHSSPHHSEAEDNDEDERYDEDLEAEKDRLNIRQPYTPPFKNKSPAVHGANGNGDGVTSEKN from the exons ATGAACTCCAGTGGGTGTAAG ATCTACTTTGGGCGCTGGCTTATTGAGGGCAGTCCCTATGTTGTTCTGATTGATGTCGGCTTCACTGCCTGGTCCCTGGACCGCTGGAAGAGCGAGCTTTGGGAGCTTTGTGACATTGGCGTGCCCTGGTTCGACCGCGAGGCCAACGATGCTGTGCTGTTCGGCTTCCTGACTGCCTGGCTTCTGGGAGAG TACGCAGCTCAGAGTGAGCAGCCTCCACACATCGTGGCCCACTTCCATGAGTGGTTGGCCGGCCTGGGCCTGGTGTTGTGCAGACAGAGACACCTGCCCGTTGCAACCATCTTCACCACTCACGCTACACTCCTGGGACGATACCTGTGTGCCGGAAATGTGGACTTCTATAACAACCTTGCAGAG TTCAACGTGGATAAGGAAGCGGGCGACAGACAGATCTACCATCGCTGTTGTTTGGAGCGGGCAGCTGCTCACTGCGCTCATGTCTTCACCACTGTGTCACAAATTACAGCCATTGAGGCCGAGCACCTGCTCAAGAGGAAACCAG ACATCGTTACTCCCAATGGGCTCAACGTGAAGAAGTTCTCAGCCGTGCACGAGTTTCAAAACCTCCATGCTCAGAGCAAGAGTCGGATTCAGGAGTTCGTCAGGGGACACTTCTACGG GCACCTGGATTTCAACCTGGACAAGTGTTTGTTCCTCTTCATAGCTGGAAGGTATGAGTTCTCCAACAAAGGAGCCGATATCTTCTTGGAAGCTTTAGCCAGACTCAACTATCTACTGAGA GTCAACCACAGTGACGTGACTGTCATTGCATTCTTCATCATGCCAGCTCGGACGAACAACTTCAACGTGGAGACCTTAAAGGGCCAGGCAGTCAGGAAACAGCTCTG GGACACTGCTCAGACTGTGAAGGAACACTTTGGAAAGAAACTTTATGACTCACTTCTAGT tgggCAGCTTCCAGATGTATCAAAGATGCTGGACAAAGAGGATTTCACCATAATGAAGCGTGCCATCTTTGCAACTCAGAGACAGTGCCAGCCTCCGATCTGCACCCACAACATGCTGGAGGACAGCAGCGACCCCATCCTTAACTGTGTCCGCCGCATCGGCCTTTTCAACAGCTCTGCTGACCGTGTCAAG ATAATCTTCCATCCAGAGTTCCTTTCGTCCACCTCTCCTTTGCTTCCAATGGATTATGAGGAGTTTGTAAGAGGCTGCCACCTCGGTGTCTTCCCATCTTACTATGAGCCTTGGGGCTACACACCTG CTGAGTGCACAGTCATGGGAATTCCATCAATCTCAACTAACCTGTCAGGCTTTGGATGTTTCATGGAGGAGCACATAGCAGACCCCTCAGCGTATG GTATTTACATCATGGACAGGCGGTTCCGGGGGATCGATGAGTCCTGTAACCAGCTCACTTCCTTCCTGTTCCAGTTCTGCAAGCAGAGCCGGCGCCAGCGGATCATCCAGAGGAACCGGACTGAGCGCCTGAGTGACCTCTTGGACTGGAGATACCTTGGCAGG TATTATGTAGCTGCTCGTCATATGGCCTTGGCTAAAGCCTTCCCTGACACCTACCTATATGAACCTCAAGAGCCCACCTCA ACCTCAGGCTTCCGTTACCCCCGACCTGCCTCTGTGCCGCCGTCTCCAGCTCTGTCCCGCCACTCCTCTCCCCACCACAGTGAGGCTGAGGACAACGATGAAGACGAACGCTACGACGAGGACCTGGAGGCAGAGAAGGATCGGTTGAACATCCGCCAGCCATACACCCCGCCATTCAAAAACAAGTCTCCTGCTGTCCATGGGGCCAACGGGAACGGCGATGGTGTCACAAGCGAGAAAAActga